In Aegilops tauschii subsp. strangulata cultivar AL8/78 chromosome 3, Aet v6.0, whole genome shotgun sequence, one genomic interval encodes:
- the LOC109748416 gene encoding autophagy-related protein 18a, producing MATPALPNPSPLLDHPLPPEPKPRRETKVWKPKVRDPDAREPAAAAQDPEEDAPEEPEPEQDEGPEPPPLPTDAIEPTPSGGEEDTDDTSSVSSATAATDASAAAAATGGKTERPFPAATDLLHISYNQDYGCFAAGTKTGFRIYNCDPFREIFRRDLGPSPAAANEPEAAQALHQPPVAGGGGGGGIGVVEMLFRCNILALVGGGDAPHYPPNKVMIWDDHQSRCIGELSFKSPVRGVRLRRDRIVVVLENKIFVYNFADLKLVQQIETAPNPKGLCSVSQQPGSIVLVCPGAQKGQIRVEHYGARKTKFINAHASRVACFALSQDGRLIATASTKGTLVRIFNAAEGNLLQEVRRGADRAEIYSLAFSNNLQYLAVSSDKGTIHVFNLKINVGLTTNDKPLPAPDADVPHMSPSFSFIKGVLPKYFHSEWSVAQFRLHEGEQYIVAFGHEKNTVAVVGMDGSFYRCQFDPVNGGEMQQLECHNFLKPSDQP from the exons ATGGCGACGCCCGCCCTAccaaaccctagcccgctccTCGACCACCCGCTGCCGCCCGAGCCCAAGCCGCGCCGGGAGACCAAGGTGTGGAAGCCCAAGGTCCGGGACCCGGACGCGCGGGAGCCGGCGGCGGCCGCGCAGGATCCGGAGGAAGACGCGCCCGAGGAGCCCGAGCCCGAGCAGGACGAGggcccggagccgccgcccctccccaCCGACGCGATCGAGCCCACCCCGTCCGGCGGCGAGGAGGACACCGACGACACCTCCTCGGtctcctccgccaccgccgccaccgacgcctccgccgccgcggccgccacGGGGGGCAAGACGGAGAGGCCGTTCCCGGCGGCCACGGACCTGCTCCACATCTCCTACAACCAGGACTACGGCTGCTTCGCGGCGGGGACCAAGACGGGCTTCCGCATCTACAACTGCGACCCCTTCCGCGAGATCTTCCGCCGCGACCTCGgcccctcccccgccgccgccaacGAACCCGAGGCCGCCCAGGCCCTCCACCAGCCCCCcgtcgcgggcggcgggggcggcggcggcatcgGCGTGGTGGAGATGCTCTTCCGCTGCAACATACTGGCGCTCGTCGGGGGCGGGGACGCGCCCCACTACCCGCCCAACAAGGTCATGATCTGGGACGACCACCAGAGCCGCTGCATCGGGGAGCTCTCCTTCAAGTCCCCCGTGCGCGGCGTCCGCCTCCGCCGCGACCGCATCGTCGTCGTGCTCGAGAACAAGATCTTCGTCTACAACTTCGCCGACCTCAAGCTGGTGCAGCAGATTGAGACAGCGCCCAACCCCAAGGGCCTGTGCTCTGTGTCGCAGCAGCCTGGGTCCATTGTGTTGGTTTGCCCTGGTGCGCAGAAGGGGCAGATCAGGGTCGAGCACTATGGTGCCAGGAAGACCAAGTTTATCAATGCGCATGCCTCCCGTGTCGCGTGCTTCGCGTTGTCCCAGGATGGGAGGCTCATTGCCACCGCAAGCACCAAGGGGACACTTGTGAGGATCTTTAATGCTGCCGAGGGCAACCTTCTCCAGGAA GTAAGGAGAGGTGCTGACAGAGCAGAGATATATAGCTTGGCTTTCTCAAATAATTTACAGTATTTGGCTGTATCTAGTGATAAAGGAACAATTCATGTGTTCAATTTAAAGATAAATGTTGGTTTGACCACAAATGATAAGCCTCTGCCAGCTCCAGACGCTGATGTTCCCCACATGAGTCCATCATTCTCCTTTATTAAAG GTGTGCTACCTAAATATTTCCACTCGGAGTGGTCTGTTGCTCAATTCAGGCTCCATGAGGGTGAGCAATACATCGTCGCATTTGGCCATGAGAAGAATACCGTGGCAGTTGTTGGCATGGACGGAAG CTTCTACCGGTgccagtttgacccagtcaatggAGGAGAAATGCAGCAGCTGGAATGCCACAATTTCCTAAAACCATCAGATCAACCGTAG
- the LOC123497900 gene encoding uncharacterized protein: MSAASGYVAVPRCPVIFDGTIYTEFAGFMRIHMRGIRLWGVLSGEVCCPPRPVPPVAPTPPTPPVLPTDANQAAKDAAKLADEATDRAYDERVLAYEEALQMYHGALSVYTQWLDDDARAAAVLTASVLPQFASEFLGLPTVFQMWTCLRHRYEPSGDALYLSVVRQEHALQQGDSTIDDFYAQSSAIWRQLDSLRSAGCRTCPCCQAVQTNLEFHRVYEFLSRLRKEFEPRRAQLFARGRISLMEALSEIRAEETRLRGAGLLEVPSVLATRASSTPPAAPTHSRSSAPPLLPTPSGGSGRPRPHCDYCNNDGHIESQCYTKRKHLRKARSSSSGTSSSPSTASAIALTEQDILRLKRLLAASGSSSTGTAGSVTDASRTKQPPSTQSGTSPWVLDSGASFHMSSHSSTLSSLRSLDSPVHVFTADGTPLSVASRGNLSTPYSVPDVAHVPRLTMNLFSAGQLTDFGCRVILDVDSCSVQDRRTHTLVGAGPRRRDSQGLWELDWLHVPSAATTIASSSASVASVTGSFKQWHHRLGHLCGSRLSSLVRRGLLGSVSGDVSLEC; encoded by the coding sequence ATGTCTGCTGCATCGGGCTATGTTGCTGTCCCTCGCTGTCCGGTGATCTTCGATGGTACTATCTACACCGAGTTCGCTGGCTTCATGCGCATTCACATGCGTGGCATCCGTCTCTGGGGTGTTCTTTCTGGCGAGGTCTGCTGTCCGCCACGTCCGGTTCCTCCGGTGGCCCCTACTCCGCCGACTCCACCGGTTCTTCCTACGGACGCTAATCAGGCCGCCAAGGATGCGGCTAAGCTTGCTGATGAGGCTACTGATCGTGCTTATGATGAGAGGGTTTTGGCTTATGAGGAGGCTCTTCAGATGTATCATGGTGCTTTGTCTGTTTACACCCAATGGCTTGatgatgatgctcgtgctgcagctgttctcactgctagtgttctgcctcagtttgcttctgagtttctgggtcttcctactgtctttcagatgtggacctgtcttcgtcaccgctatgagccctctggtgatgccttatacctttctgtggttcgtcaggagcatgctcttcagcagggtgactCTACTATTGATGACTTCTATGCACAGAGTTCTGCTATCTGGCGTCAGCTTGATTCTCTCCGCAGTGCTGGTTGTCGTACTTGCCCCTGTTGCCAGGCTGTCCAGACCAATTTGGAGTTTCATCGCGTCTACGAGTTCCTGTCTCGGCTCCGTAAGGAGTTTGAGCCCCGGCGTGCTCAGTTGTTTGCTCGTGGCCGTATTTCTCTCATGGAGGCGCTTTCAGAGATTCGTGCTGAGGAGACTCGCTTACGTGGTGCTGGTTTGCTGGAGGTTCCCTCTGTGCTCGCTACTCGGGCTTCTTCCACTCCACCTGCTGCACCGACCCATTCTCGCTCGAGTGCTCCGCCGCTCTTGCCCACTCCTTCTGGAGGCTCAGGTCGCCCCCGTCCACATTGTGACTACTGCAACAATGATGGTCACATTGAGTCCCAGTGCTACACAAAGCGGAAACACCTGCGCAAGGCGCGATCATCATCCTCAGGGACTTCGTCATCTCCCTCGACAGCTTCAGCCATTGCTTTGACTGAGCAGGATATTCTGAGACTTAAGCGTCTGCTCGCGGCTTCAGGTTCTTCCTCGACGGGTACTGCTGGTTCTGTGACTGATGCTTCCCGCACTAAGCAACCGCCctctacacagtcaggtacatccccatgggttctggactctggagcttcttttcatatgtcttctcattcttccaCTTTGTCGTCTCTTCGATCGCTGGATTCTCCTGTTCATGTCTTCACTGCTGATGGTACTCCACTTTCTGTTGCTAGTAGAGGcaatctttccactccttattctgttcctgatgttgctcatgttccCCGCCTTACCATGAATCTGTTTTCTGCTGGTCAACTTACTGATTTTGGTTGTCGTGTCATCCTTGACGTCGACTCTTGTTCTGTCCAGGACCGTCGCACGCACACTCTGGTTGGGGCTGGCCCTCGCCGCCGTGATTCTCAGGGTCTTTGGGAGTTGGACTGGCTTcatgttccttccgctgccaccaccatcgCCAGTTCCTCCGCTTCTGTCGCCTCTGTTACTGGTTCCTtcaagcagtggcatcatcgacttggtcatctgtgtggttctcggttgtcgtctttagttcgtcgaggtcttctggggtctgtctcaggagatgtctctttagagtgttag